From one Micromonospora siamensis genomic stretch:
- a CDS encoding glutaredoxin domain-containing protein has translation MATTSFAGGSPAAGTVQLLLFVVLAVLLSPLPFPRSSGDAAAEDGADDGRPVVYWRPGCPYCLRLRARLGRDARLLSWVNIWSDPAGAAVVRAAAGGNETVPTVVVRGQAFVNPDPGWLQARLRAIG, from the coding sequence GTGGCGACCACTTCGTTCGCCGGGGGTTCTCCCGCGGCCGGCACCGTCCAACTCCTGCTCTTCGTCGTGCTGGCGGTGCTGCTGTCGCCGCTACCCTTTCCGCGGTCGTCGGGTGACGCGGCGGCGGAGGACGGCGCCGACGACGGCCGGCCGGTTGTCTACTGGCGGCCCGGATGCCCCTACTGCCTCCGACTGCGAGCCCGACTGGGTCGGGACGCCCGGCTGCTCTCCTGGGTGAACATCTGGAGTGACCCGGCCGGCGCGGCCGTGGTCCGGGCGGCGGCGGGCGGCAACGAGACGGTGCCGACCGTCGTGGTGCGGGGGCAGGCGTTCGTCAACCCTGACCCCGGTTGGCTGCAGGCCCGGCTACGTGCGATCGGGTGA
- a CDS encoding Smr/MutS family protein, with protein MKLKLDLHDIYNKGHDIDRALRGIMDEAVAKKATLVEIIPGKGSGALKKKVLRFLDQKDVKQLYHRVEKDSKNFGRLFVHFRHK; from the coding sequence GTGAAGCTCAAGCTGGATCTCCACGACATCTACAACAAGGGCCACGACATCGACCGCGCGCTGCGCGGGATCATGGACGAGGCGGTGGCGAAGAAGGCCACCCTGGTGGAGATCATCCCTGGCAAGGGTTCCGGCGCGCTGAAGAAGAAGGTGCTGCGCTTCCTCGACCAGAAGGACGTCAAGCAGCTCTACCACCGGGTGGAGAAGGATTCGAAGAACTTCGGCCGCCTCTTCGTCCACTTCCGCCACAAGTAG
- a CDS encoding tetratricopeptide repeat protein, giving the protein MDLLADYRRATMFFEAGDPTGAARLLEPIVEAEPGNSSVRQLLARAYFQSAQLNRAEEQLRELVDRDPSDHYAHHVLGRTLERMNRHADALRHLRIAAAMYSTNDDYTTALRRVETRVGLGR; this is encoded by the coding sequence ATGGATCTTCTGGCGGACTACCGGCGGGCGACCATGTTCTTCGAGGCGGGTGACCCGACCGGAGCGGCCCGGCTGCTCGAGCCGATCGTCGAGGCCGAGCCCGGCAACTCCTCGGTACGGCAGCTGCTGGCCCGGGCGTACTTCCAGTCCGCCCAGCTCAACCGGGCGGAGGAGCAGCTGCGCGAGCTGGTCGACCGGGACCCGAGCGACCACTACGCGCACCACGTGCTGGGGCGGACGCTGGAGCGGATGAACCGGCACGCCGACGCGCTGCGGCACCTGCGGATCGCCGCGGCGATGTACTCGACCAACGACGACTACACGACCGCGCTGCGTCGGGTGGAGACCCGGGTCGGCCTCGGTCGCTGA
- a CDS encoding ROK family protein: protein MVTTLAIDCGGGGIKASVLDAAGTMRARPLRVPTPYPLPPVLFVKTLVELGGRLPAADRVTVGMPGMIRHGVVVATPHYVTRSGPRSKVDPELSAEWSGYDARSALADAFGVPALVLNDAEVHGAGVVAGTGCELVLTLGTGLGSALFDGGVLAPHLELSHAPVRWNTTYDTYVGEPERRRLGDAFWSRRIRQVVEGLRPVFRWDRLYLGGGNSRLIRPEQLARMGDDVVVVPNTAGIVGGVRAWDLVGDRYDPTH from the coding sequence GTGGTGACGACTTTGGCGATCGACTGCGGGGGCGGGGGGATCAAGGCGTCCGTCCTCGACGCCGCGGGGACGATGCGTGCCCGGCCGCTGCGGGTGCCCACGCCGTACCCGCTGCCGCCGGTGTTGTTCGTGAAGACGCTGGTGGAGCTGGGTGGCCGGCTCCCGGCCGCGGACCGGGTGACGGTCGGCATGCCGGGCATGATCCGGCACGGGGTGGTGGTGGCGACGCCGCACTACGTGACCCGGTCCGGTCCGCGCAGCAAGGTCGACCCGGAGCTTTCCGCCGAGTGGTCCGGGTACGACGCCCGCAGCGCGCTCGCCGACGCGTTCGGGGTGCCGGCGCTGGTGCTCAACGACGCCGAGGTGCACGGCGCCGGGGTGGTCGCCGGGACGGGCTGCGAGCTGGTGCTGACCCTCGGCACCGGGCTGGGCAGCGCGCTCTTCGACGGCGGGGTGCTGGCACCGCACCTGGAGCTGTCGCACGCCCCGGTGCGCTGGAACACCACCTACGACACGTACGTCGGGGAGCCGGAGCGGCGGCGGCTCGGCGACGCGTTCTGGTCCCGGCGGATCCGGCAGGTGGTGGAGGGGTTGCGGCCGGTGTTCCGCTGGGACCGGCTCTATCTGGGCGGCGGGAACTCGCGACTGATCCGGCCGGAGCAGCTGGCCCGGATGGGTGACGACGTGGTGGTCGTACCGAACACGGCCGGGATCGTCGGTGGTGTCCGGGCCTGGGACCTGGTCGGCGACCGGTACGACCCCACCCACTGA